The genomic segment TCGgcaaaacaaaaaggaagaCGAGTGCTCGGGATGCCTCTCCCACACCCAGCACAGATGCGGAGTACCCTTCCAATGGAAGTGCAGGAGGAGGTGGAGTGGGAGGAGCAGAGCGGATCTATGACCTAAACATTCCTGCGGTGGTAAAATTCTCTTACACCGCTGAACGAGATGACGAGCTCAGCCTGGCCAAAGGAGACCGGGTGGTGGTCATGGAGAAGTGCAGCGACGGCTGGTGGAGGGGCAGCCACGCTGGCCAAGTTGGCTGGTTCCCGTCCAACTATGTCCGAGAGGAGGTGGGGTATGGGGATGTGGATGGAAATTTCACAGACTCGTTTGGGGGTGTCCGCTCTCTGAGGGTGGGGCAGGCAGCGGCAGTGGCTAACGGGAGGCAGGGAGGTGTGGGGGGCTCAGTCCTTCACTTGGTCCAGACTCTGTACCCCTTCAGCTCAGTGACTGACGAGGAGCTGAACTTTGAGAAGGGCGAAACCATGGAGGTGGTGGAGAAGCCAGAGAACGACCCAGAGTGGTGGAGGTGTAAGAACAGCAGGGGAGTAGTGGGCCTGGTGCCCAAGAACTATGTGGTGGTCCTCAGTGATGGGCCAGCTGCCAGAGGCCCTTCCTCAGGGCCCAGGTCTCCACACATTGGCCACATGGGGCCCTCACGCACAGGCAAGTTTGCTGGCAAGGATTGGTACTATGGCAATGTGACACGGCACCAGGCGGAGTGTGTGCTCAATGAGCGGGGAGTGGAGGGAGACTTCCTTATAAGAGACAGCGAGTCATCGGTAAGAAAGGGGCTTTGCTGTTTattgggaaattccaccaattttgcaGAATTTCTTCATAATTTAATGCATGAAGtctaagcaaagtcattcatatGTTTTGACTAAAATTTAGTTCATCATAGAGAAACTTCCCCTATTCTGATAATGGTAAATTACTGGTTAATATGGGGGGGAAAGTTATTTGGGAACTGTTTATGCTGTGTTATGATCTTCTGCATGTtcagttgtgtgttttttacagagaaaaattgtaaatatggcattttactcactttttactccatttctgtttatttgctaagtttaacatgttggaaaaaatattgaatgtgctgtatttttttttctttttccacaggccacatttcatgtaatattattttccaatatgttaacctcagcaataaacagcaattgtaaaacagtcatttttactGTCTCTAAACTGTAATCTTTATAACAACATCTCTGGCATCACACAGCTTTCATAAGCACTTCATATGAGAACTTtttgtgaaggagcttttagaggcatttaacTGTTTAGACGTCTAGTTCCTATCAGcacaactgtgaacaattttcaggaatttttctctgtaatggagcatttcacatcagagcaCTTTGCATGTGCTTTGTGAACATGCATTAAATGTTATGCAAACATTGATTGTACACTGACAAATCTAATGTCGGCCCAACAGAACCACACATCCGCAGATGATAATATAACATTTGGTTACTGATGCCATCTAGTGGTGGAGCCTTGCAAATGCAGCCCACTTCTTTTATCTAAATATTGTTcattaaacacactcacattctctctctctctttctcttttcagccCAGTgatttctctgtgtctctgaagGCAGTGGGTAAGAATAAGCACTTCAAGGTACAGCTGCAGGATGGAGTCTACTGCATTGGTCAGCGGCGCTTCAACACTATGGAAGAGTTGGTAGAGCACTACAAAAAAGCCCCAATCTTCACCAGTGAGCAGGGAGACAAACTCTACCTTGTGAAACCTCTC from the Pygocentrus nattereri isolate fPygNat1 chromosome 6, fPygNat1.pri, whole genome shotgun sequence genome contains:
- the nck2a gene encoding cytoplasmic protein NCK2a, producing MTEEVIVVAKWDYTAQQDQELDIRKNERLWLLDDSKTWWRVRNASNRTGYVPSNYVERKNSLKKASLVKNLKDTLGLGKTKRKTSARDASPTPSTDAEYPSNGSAGGGGVGGAERIYDLNIPAVVKFSYTAERDDELSLAKGDRVVVMEKCSDGWWRGSHAGQVGWFPSNYVREEVGYGDVDGNFTDSFGGVRSLRVGQAAAVANGRQGGVGGSVLHLVQTLYPFSSVTDEELNFEKGETMEVVEKPENDPEWWRCKNSRGVVGLVPKNYVVVLSDGPAARGPSSGPRSPHIGHMGPSRTGKFAGKDWYYGNVTRHQAECVLNERGVEGDFLIRDSESSPSDFSVSLKAVGKNKHFKVQLQDGVYCIGQRRFNTMEELVEHYKKAPIFTSEQGDKLYLVKPLA